CTCGGCGCCAAGCCGCTGGTGATCCAGCTGCCGATCGGTGCCGAGAACGACTTCGAGGGCATCATCGATCTGGTCGAGATGAACGCCAAGGTGTGGCGTGGCGAGACCAAGATGGGTGAGCAGTACGAGGTCGTGGAGATCCCGGCCGATCTGGCCGAGAAGGCCGAGCAGTACCGCAACGAGCTGCTCGAGGCCGTCGCCGAGACCGACGACGCTCTGATGGAGAAGTACTTCGGTGGCGAAGAGCTGTCCATCGACGAGGTCAAGGGTGCGATCCGCAAGCTGACCGTCAACAGCGAGATCTACCCGGTGCTCTGTGGCAGCGCGTTCAAGAACAAGGGTGTGCAGCCCATGCTCGACGCCGTCATCGACTACCTGCCCTCGCCGCTGGACGTCGAGTCCGTGCAGGGACACCTGCCGGGCAAGGAAGACGAGATCATCTCGCGCAAGCCGTCGGTCGATGAACCGTTCTCGGCGCTGGCGTTCAAGATCGCGGTCCATCCCTTCTTCGGCAAGCTGACCTACGTCCGGGTGTACTCCGGCAAGGTCGAGTCCGGTGCCCAGGTGATCAACTCCACCAAGGGCAAGAAGGAGCGCCTCGGCAAGCTCTTCCAGATGCACGCGAACAAGGAGAACCCGGTCGAACGGGCTTCCGCGGGTCACATCTACGCCGTCATCGGACTCAAGGACACCACCACCGGTGACACCCTGTGCGATCCGAACGACCAGGTCGTGCTGGAGTCGATGACGTTCCCGGATCCGGTTATCGAGGTCGCCATCGAGCCCAAGACCAAGAGCGACCAGGAGAAGTTGGGTACGGCCATCCAGAAGCTGGCCGAAGAGGATCCCACCTTCAAGGTGCACCTGGACCAGGACACCGGCCAGACCGTCATCGGTGGTATGGGCGAGCTGCACCTGGACATCCTGGTGGACCGCATGCGTCGCGAGTTCAAGGTCGAGGCCAACGTCGGCAAGCCGCAGGTGGCCTACCGCGAGACGATCAAGCGTCCGGTCCAGAACGTCGAGTACACCCACAAGAAGCAGACGGGTGGCTCGGGCCAGTTCGCCAAGGTCATCATCAACCTGGAGCCCTTCGAGGGCGAGGATGGGGCGACCTACGAGTTCGAGAACAAGGTCACCGGTGGCCGCATCCCGCGCGAGTACATCCCGTCGGTGGATGCCGGTGCGCAGGACGCGATGCAGTACGGCGTTCTCGCCGGTTACCCGCTGGTGAACGTGAAGGTCACCCTGCTCGACGGCGCGTACCACGACGTCGACTCGTCGGAAATGGCCTTCAAGGTGGCCGGTTCCCAGGCGTTGAAGAAGGCTGCCGGACAGGCGCAGCCGGTCATCCTGGAACCGATCATGGCTGTCGAGGTCACCACGCCCGAGGATTACATGGGCGACGTGATCGGCGACCTGAACTCCCGCCGTGGTCAGATCCAGGCCATGGAGGAGCGCAGCGGTGCGCGCGTCGTCAAGGCGCAGGTGCCGCTGTCGGAGATGTTCGGCTACGTCGGCGACCTTCGGTCGAAGACCCAGGGCCGGGCAAACTACTCCATGGTGTTCGACTCGTACGCTGAAGTTCCGGCGAACGTGTCGAAGGAGATCATCGCGAAGGCAACCGGAGAGTGAGAATCGAGGCCGCCCGCGGCCGAGGCTCGGAGCGATCCGGGTGCCGAGCAGACGGCCACGCGAAGGCGACCGGAGAATAATTCTCCGGTGGTCTTGGCGGACCACACAACTGAACACACACACAACTGCTTTGTAAGAGCACCAACAAGTCCAGGAGGACACAGAAGTGGCGAAGGCGAAGTTCGAGCGGACGAAGCCGCACGTCAACATCGGGACCATCGGTCACGTTGACCACGGCAAGACCACGCTGACCGCAGCAATCACCAAGGTGCTGCACGACCAGTACCCCGATTTGAACGAGTCGCGCGCATTCGACCAGATCGACAATGCGCCCGAGGAGCGTCAGCGCGGTATCACCATCAACATCTCCCACGTGGAGTACCAGACCGAGAAGCGTCACTACGCGCACGTCGACGCCCCCGGTCACGCTGACTACATCAAGAACATGATCACCGGTGCCGCGCAGATGGACGGCGCCATCCTCGTGGTCGCCGCCACCGACGGCCCGATGCCCCAGACTCGCGAGCACGTGCTGCTCGCCCGTCAGGTCGGCGTGCCCTACATCCTGGTCGCGCTGAACAAGTCCGACATGGTCGACGACGAAGAGCTGCTCGAGCTCGTCGAGATGGAGGTCCGCGAACTGCTGGCCGCTCAGGACTTCGACGAGGAGGCCCCCGTGGTCCGCGTCTCGGCTCTCAAGGCGCTCGAGGGCGACGAGAAGTGGGTCAAGTCGGTCCAGGAGCTCATGGCTGCTGTCGACGAGTCGATCCCGGATCCGGTCCGTGAGACCGAGAAGCCGTTCCTCATGCCCGTCGAGGACGTCTTCACCATCACCGGTCGTGGCACCGTGGTGACCGGTCGCGTCGAGCGTGGCGTGATCAACGTCAACGAGGAAGTCGAGATCGTCGGCATCCGTCCGGAGACCACCAAGACCACCGTCACCGGTGTCGAGATGTTCCGCAAGCTGCTCGATCAGGGTCAGGCCGGTGACAACGTCGGTCTGCTGGTGCGTGGCATCAAGCGCGAAGATGTCGAGCGTGGCCAGGTCGTCGTGAAGCCCGGCACCACCACCCCGCACACCGAGTTCGAGGGCAGCGTCTACATCCTGTCCAAGGACGAGGGTGGCCGCCACACGCCGTTCTTCAACAACTACCGTCCGCAGTTCTACTTCCGTACCACGGACGTGACCGGCGTGGTGACCCTCGCCGAGGGCACCGAGATGGTGATGCCCGGTGACAACACCGACATCTCCGTCAAGCTGATCCAGCCGGTCGCCATGGACGAGGGCCTGCGGTTCGCCATCCGTGAGGGTGGACGCACCGTCGGCGCCGGCCGTGTCACCAAGATCATCAAGTGATCTAGCTTCAACAACACAGAGCGGCGCTCACCCGAAAGGGTGGGCGCCGCTTTGTTTCTCGTACTCTGGGCGAGTGCGCGTGGTGCTACAGATCCTCGATGCTCAGGATCCCGTCCTGCACCGCGCGGGCGATCAGCGCCGCCTTGGTGGGTGCGGGCCGTCCGACCGCGGCGTACTTCGCCCGGGCACGTTGCAGATGCGTTCGCACCGTGGATGGTTCGATGAACAGTCGCTTCGCGACGAACTCTTTGTTCTCGGTCTGGAACCAGGCGATCAGCACCTCCCGTTCACGGGTGCTCAGGCCGGGTCGTCCCACGGTCCGGTCGTTGAATAACGCCTTGGCCATCCGTGGCCCCACGTACGGGGTGTTGGCTCGCGCCGCGTAGATCGCGTCGAAGAGGTGCTGCTTGTCCTCGCTCTTGGCCAGGAAGGTGCTCGCGCCGGCGTCGAGGCTGGTCAGGATCACCTCGTCGGTGGCCATATGTGAGTAGACGATCACCCGATGCCCGGCCGCGCAGACCTCGCTCAGGGTGTCGAACTCGGGCTGGAAGCGGTCGTACTGCAGGTCGAACACCACGACCTCGATGTCGTGGCCGCCCTCTGGGTAATCGG
This DNA window, taken from Mycolicibacterium neoaurum, encodes the following:
- the fusA gene encoding elongation factor G, with protein sequence MAQDVLTDLTKVRNIGIMAHIDAGKTTTTERILFYTGVNYKIGETHDGASTTDWMEQEQERGITITSAAVTCFWNQNQINIIDTPGHVDFTVEVERSLRVLDGAVAVFDGKEGVEPQSEQVWRQADKYDVPRICFVNKMDKLGADFYFTVQTIKDRLGAKPLVIQLPIGAENDFEGIIDLVEMNAKVWRGETKMGEQYEVVEIPADLAEKAEQYRNELLEAVAETDDALMEKYFGGEELSIDEVKGAIRKLTVNSEIYPVLCGSAFKNKGVQPMLDAVIDYLPSPLDVESVQGHLPGKEDEIISRKPSVDEPFSALAFKIAVHPFFGKLTYVRVYSGKVESGAQVINSTKGKKERLGKLFQMHANKENPVERASAGHIYAVIGLKDTTTGDTLCDPNDQVVLESMTFPDPVIEVAIEPKTKSDQEKLGTAIQKLAEEDPTFKVHLDQDTGQTVIGGMGELHLDILVDRMRREFKVEANVGKPQVAYRETIKRPVQNVEYTHKKQTGGSGQFAKVIINLEPFEGEDGATYEFENKVTGGRIPREYIPSVDAGAQDAMQYGVLAGYPLVNVKVTLLDGAYHDVDSSEMAFKVAGSQALKKAAGQAQPVILEPIMAVEVTTPEDYMGDVIGDLNSRRGQIQAMEERSGARVVKAQVPLSEMFGYVGDLRSKTQGRANYSMVFDSYAEVPANVSKEIIAKATGE
- the tuf gene encoding elongation factor Tu, whose amino-acid sequence is MAKAKFERTKPHVNIGTIGHVDHGKTTLTAAITKVLHDQYPDLNESRAFDQIDNAPEERQRGITINISHVEYQTEKRHYAHVDAPGHADYIKNMITGAAQMDGAILVVAATDGPMPQTREHVLLARQVGVPYILVALNKSDMVDDEELLELVEMEVRELLAAQDFDEEAPVVRVSALKALEGDEKWVKSVQELMAAVDESIPDPVRETEKPFLMPVEDVFTITGRGTVVTGRVERGVINVNEEVEIVGIRPETTKTTVTGVEMFRKLLDQGQAGDNVGLLVRGIKREDVERGQVVVKPGTTTPHTEFEGSVYILSKDEGGRHTPFFNNYRPQFYFRTTDVTGVVTLAEGTEMVMPGDNTDISVKLIQPVAMDEGLRFAIREGGRTVGAGRVTKIIK
- a CDS encoding response regulator transcription factor, whose protein sequence is MTDAVSVVLIDDHDVIHAGVRAWFAEQDPPIQLVAEYNHPKTFLTDYPEGGHDIEVVVFDLQYDRFQPEFDTLSEVCAAGHRVIVYSHMATDEVILTSLDAGASTFLAKSEDKQHLFDAIYAARANTPYVGPRMAKALFNDRTVGRPGLSTREREVLIAWFQTENKEFVAKRLFIEPSTVRTHLQRARAKYAAVGRPAPTKAALIARAVQDGILSIEDL